A region of the Romboutsia hominis genome:
TATTTATTATTTACATATTTTTTATTAATATACATTTTTTTCTATTAATTTATTTATCTTTATATAAAGTAATAATTAATAGAAAATTTTTGCATATAAAAAAGCATAGCTTTTGCTATGCTTTTTATCTATCTTCTTTTGTTGTTTGCTTTTTCTATGTTTATCTTGTTACCTTTTATTTTTATATCTTTCATCTTTTCTAATACTTTTTTAGCATTTTGCTTAGGTACTTCAACGAAAGTATATTTGTCATATATATCTATAGTTCCTATAAGTTTTCCTGGTATCCCAACTTCTCCAGCTATTGCACCTAATATATCTTTAGCTTGAACTCTTTGGTTTCTACCTACATTTATAAATAATCTAGCCATACCTTCTTGAGCCCCAGTTGATCCATCTTTAGAACGCGCTTCTCTACGTTGTCTTGGTTTTTCTTCTACTATTTCTTCTTTAAGTTCTTCACCTAAAGCTAATTTTAAAAGTGCAGCAGCTACATCAACTGTAGAGTAATCTTCTTCTTGACAGAATGTTTCTAACCATTGCATTTGTTTAGTTAATTTACCTTGTTCCATAGTTGATTTAACTTCTTTGAAGAATGCACTTACTTTCTTTTCTTCAACATCAGCTATTGAAGGTATACCATGCTTAATTAACTTAGTCTTAGTATATCTTTCTATATCTTTCATCTTTCTCATTTCTTTTCCAAATACAAAACTGAAAGATATACCTTCTCTACCAGCTCTACCAGTTCTACCTATTCTATGAACATAGTATTCTTCATCTTGAGGAAGATCATAGTTAAATACCGCTTCAACATCATCAACGTCTATTCCTCTAGCTGCAACATCTGTCGCTACTAGTATGTCTATAGTTCCCCCTCTAAACTTATCCATAACTATATCTCTTTGAGTTTGCTTTAAATCCCCGTGTAATGCATCTGCAAAATATCCTCTAGCTTGTAATTCACTAACTAATTCATCTGAACCTCTCTTAGTATTACAGAATACTACTGATAATTTTGGATTATAAACATCTATTAATCTACATAATACTTCTAATTTATTTGCAGATCTTGTTTCTATATAATATTGCTTTATATTAGGCACTGTAAGTTCTTTTCTAACAACTTTTATGTGCTCTGGATTTTTTTGGTATGCCTTTGTTAACTCTAATATCCCTTTTGGCATAGTAGCTGAGAAGAATACTGTTTGTCTATCTTCTGGAGTTCTACTTATTATAGTTTCTATATCTTCTCTGAACCCCATATCTAACATCTCATCCGCTTCATCTAATACAACCATCTTAACATTATCCATTTTTAATGTTTTACGGTTTATATGGTCTATAACACGACCTGGAGTTCCTATTACTATTTGAACTCCCCCTTTTAAAGACTTTATTTGTCTATCTATTGGTTGCCCACCATATATAGGTAAAGTTTTTATTCCGTGCATGTATTTAGATATTTTTCTTATTTCTTTAGAAACTTGTATTGCAAGTTCTCTAGTAGGACAAAGTACCACCGCTTGTAAACTTTTGTCCTCTGGATTTATAGTTTCTAGTATTGGTATACTGAATGCTGCTGTTTTTCCCGTACCTGTTTGTGCTTGACCTATAACATCTTTACCTGATAATACAACAGGTATAGATTGAGCTTGTATTGGAGATGGCTCTTCAAACCCCATGTCCGATATAGCTTTTTTTATATCATCACTTATTGGTAAGTCTTCGAATTTTATTGTGTTCATATATTATTTCCTTTCCGTTATCTAATTATATTAACTTATCTATTATATATTTAATTCGAATAATATGCAATTAGTATTTTATCCCTTACTCATCTATAATATTCAAGATAATACAACTTGTTTTATACCATTAAGCAACGATATATATATAATATAATGTAGCCATATATAAAAGATATGTTGAAAGCATTAGCATTCCCTGCCATCTATGTAATTTATGTTTTTTAATAGTTGGTATTATTAAAATCAAAAGTAGAGCTATCATAAAAGGAAAATCTATTTTTGCTGTTTGTGCCAAAATTGGTATATCATTTGGTATTGCTGATATTCCTATTACAGATACTATATTTAATATGTTAGCACCTAATACATTTCCCACTGATATAGCATGATGCTTTTTCCTTATAGCAGTTATTGATGATACTAATTCAGGCAGTGACGTACCTAGTGCTATTACAGTAAGACTTATTATTCCTTGTGGTATGCCTATAATTTCTGCTATTTTTATCCCATTATCTACTAATAATTTTGAGCCTAAAACCATCATTACTAATCCAAGTATAAAAAAGACAGCTATTTTCAATGTTTCCTTTATATTTATACTTCCTCTATTATAATTTTTACTTAAGTCTGTTTTACTATCTTTTTCTACACTTTTATAATTTGTATACATATATACTAAAAGCATTAAAAGAAGCAATAATGCATCTATTCTATTAATATTTCCATCTATACTAAGCAATATTGTTAAAAATACTGATATTAAAAGAATTATTGATTTTGAAAAAAACATATTTTTATCTACTTTAAATGGACTTATAAATGCTACTAACCCAAGTACTAAGCCTGTATTACAAATAATAGAACCTACTGCATTCCCTAGGCTCATTGTTGTATGCCCTTGTAAAGATGCTACTGTTGACACTGTTAACTCTGGAAGAGTTGTTGCAAAACTTACTATCGTAGCACCAAGTACCAATTCCGATATATTAGTCTTCTTCCCTATTATTACTGTATAGTTTATAAATATATCTGCTCCTTTTGTTATTAATATAAAACCTAAAATAAATAGTATAATAATAAATAACATAATATCCCTCCCCTATATAAGATAGATATTCATTATTTGGACATATATACTATTTTTTTATTTTTAAATTTTTTTGTTTTAGCATAAAAACACTTGGGTATTATATGATTATAAGGAAAACAAATTCAGATTAAATTTAAAAATTATCGACAATATTTATGCGAAAGGTTGTATACAAAATACCTTTTATATGTTATTATTATATTGTCTAAAAATTATCTAGCTAGATTAATAATATAAATTTTTTAAATATTTAAATTTAAATAATAATATTAAATATTTAAATTTAAATAACAATAAATAACTTTACAAATTTTAAACCCTAACAAGGAGGCTATTCACATGAATGCATGGCAAGGATTTAAAGAAGGTAGATGGACTAAAGAAATAGATGTTAGAGGGTTCATCCAAGAAAACTACACTCCATATGAAGGAAATGATTCTTTCTTAGCTGGAGCTACTGAAAACACTAAAAAATTATGGGAAGAAGCTATGGCTCTTTTCAAAAAAGAAAGAGAAAATGGCGGAACTTTAGACGTTGATACTAAAACAGTATCTATGATAGATGCTTATGCACCAGGATACTTAGATAAAGAATTAGAAACAATAGTTGGTTTCCAAA
Encoded here:
- a CDS encoding DEAD/DEAH box helicase → MNTIKFEDLPISDDIKKAISDMGFEEPSPIQAQSIPVVLSGKDVIGQAQTGTGKTAAFSIPILETINPEDKSLQAVVLCPTRELAIQVSKEIRKISKYMHGIKTLPIYGGQPIDRQIKSLKGGVQIVIGTPGRVIDHINRKTLKMDNVKMVVLDEADEMLDMGFREDIETIISRTPEDRQTVFFSATMPKGILELTKAYQKNPEHIKVVRKELTVPNIKQYYIETRSANKLEVLCRLIDVYNPKLSVVFCNTKRGSDELVSELQARGYFADALHGDLKQTQRDIVMDKFRGGTIDILVATDVAARGIDVDDVEAVFNYDLPQDEEYYVHRIGRTGRAGREGISFSFVFGKEMRKMKDIERYTKTKLIKHGIPSIADVEEKKVSAFFKEVKSTMEQGKLTKQMQWLETFCQEEDYSTVDVAAALLKLALGEELKEEIVEEKPRQRREARSKDGSTGAQEGMARLFINVGRNQRVQAKDILGAIAGEVGIPGKLIGTIDIYDKYTFVEVPKQNAKKVLEKMKDIKIKGNKINIEKANNKRR
- a CDS encoding calcium/sodium antiporter, whose amino-acid sequence is MLFIIILFILGFILITKGADIFINYTVIIGKKTNISELVLGATIVSFATTLPELTVSTVASLQGHTTMSLGNAVGSIICNTGLVLGLVAFISPFKVDKNMFFSKSIILLISVFLTILLSIDGNINRIDALLLLLMLLVYMYTNYKSVEKDSKTDLSKNYNRGSINIKETLKIAVFFILGLVMMVLGSKLLVDNGIKIAEIIGIPQGIISLTVIALGTSLPELVSSITAIRKKHHAISVGNVLGANILNIVSVIGISAIPNDIPILAQTAKIDFPFMIALLLILIIPTIKKHKLHRWQGMLMLSTYLLYMATLYYIYIVA